One segment of Pasteurella skyensis DNA contains the following:
- a CDS encoding colicin immunity domain-containing protein, with amino-acid sequence MVTPLIQFAIDFDKGKVSAFDFSDQYLDMWNSGDKTIGKHDKETGLVAAKIRSACDDYYPGDNYMIDENQFREEVRQYLSEINH; translated from the coding sequence ATGGTAACACCATTAATACAATTTGCTATTGATTTTGACAAAGGCAAAGTATCAGCTTTTGATTTCTCAGACCAATATCTTGATATGTGGAATAGTGGCGATAAGACAATTGGAAAACACGATAAGGAAACAGGGCTTGTGGCTGCTAAAATTAGATCTGCCTGTGATGATTATTATCCAGGTGATAATTATATGATAGATGAAAATCAGTTTAGAGAAGAAGTTAGACAGTATTTGTCTGAAATCAATCATTAG
- a CDS encoding DUF6651 domain-containing protein gives MWKLKLDENGNVVLEDGKPVYLKEDGSEIAFDAFRASAKIAQLNGEAKGHREAKDALEKQLKAFEGITDPEKAKEALQKLGDLDAKKLIDSGEVEKVKAEMAKTYQTQLDEANAEAEKLKQQLYDEKIGGSFARSKFIAENLAIPTDVAQAFFGRHFQIKDGKVVATDGQGNELYSRKPETAGSLADFEESLAILVDSYPNKDSILKSSGMSGAGANPSVGGNGGSQTNLKRSKMSAEEKHKFVEENGHEAFLKLDK, from the coding sequence ATGTGGAAATTAAAATTAGACGAAAACGGCAACGTAGTATTAGAAGACGGAAAGCCAGTTTATTTAAAAGAAGATGGAAGCGAGATTGCTTTCGATGCGTTTCGAGCCTCAGCAAAAATTGCTCAGTTGAATGGTGAAGCAAAAGGACATCGTGAGGCAAAAGATGCGTTAGAAAAACAACTCAAAGCGTTTGAAGGGATTACAGACCCTGAAAAGGCAAAAGAAGCGCTGCAGAAGTTAGGTGATTTAGATGCTAAAAAATTAATTGATTCAGGTGAGGTTGAGAAAGTTAAGGCTGAAATGGCTAAAACATATCAAACACAACTTGACGAAGCGAATGCAGAAGCAGAAAAACTTAAACAACAACTTTATGATGAGAAGATCGGCGGTTCGTTTGCTAGAAGTAAGTTTATTGCAGAAAACCTAGCAATTCCTACTGATGTAGCACAAGCATTCTTTGGTCGTCATTTTCAAATTAAAGATGGCAAAGTGGTTGCAACAGATGGTCAAGGTAATGAACTGTATTCACGCAAGCCTGAGACAGCAGGTAGTTTAGCCGACTTTGAAGAGTCACTAGCTATTTTAGTTGATAGCTATCCAAACAAAGACAGTATTTTAAAAAGCTCTGGAATGAGCGGTGCAGGTGCCAACCCTTCTGTTGGTGGTAATGGTGGAAGCCAAACAAATTTAAAACGTTCAAAAATGAGTGCAGAAGAGAAGCATAAGTTTGTTGAAGAAAATGGACACGAAGCTTTTCTAAAACTTGATAAATAA
- a CDS encoding minor capsid protein yields MASQKKTIEQKIAEELTDRKILHFRYDANLRKLVYPKLNKLQKEIVRKLSAVGVETIKKRELNNFLKEVKEIINETYAEINTEQQSELSEFLSVEHEHLSGIYNNAVGYDLINQMPEYKLNALKKAPLIAGTPLQEWWSKQGNDYSRKFQGIVRQGLLNGKQTSEIITELKNVANIQRRNAETLVITAVGKVADTAHEALKDENADLLQGEEHLSTLDTRTSTVCQLRDGKRWSLDKKPVGHSIPYARPPLHPRCRSILQMWFKSWKELGYDDLEELDSGTRASEDGQVKSSMNYEDWLKGKTKAQQDEILGKGKADLWRRNVITFSDMLDQTGRPLTLTELQRKFNPHFIEPVVDTKALKEARFQSSQLKRKFNKHANHLGIDTTRNNPATQKEFQNKIVDFMNSPNIIQRGVYKKRNPPSVVFYDKSTKVAVIFDGNNYFETVLQLEDGTEQYLKYINEEFLW; encoded by the coding sequence AGCAGAAGATAGCTGAAGAGCTAACAGACAGAAAAATCCTACATTTTCGTTATGATGCCAATCTTAGAAAACTTGTTTATCCAAAATTAAACAAACTTCAAAAAGAAATTGTTAGAAAGCTCTCAGCGGTTGGTGTTGAAACAATTAAAAAAAGAGAGTTGAACAATTTCTTAAAAGAAGTCAAAGAAATCATTAACGAGACTTATGCTGAAATTAACACAGAGCAACAAAGTGAGTTATCTGAATTCCTCTCTGTTGAACACGAGCATTTATCAGGAATATACAACAATGCAGTTGGCTATGATTTAATTAATCAAATGCCTGAGTATAAATTAAATGCGTTAAAAAAAGCACCACTTATCGCAGGTACACCGCTACAAGAATGGTGGAGCAAACAAGGTAATGATTATTCTCGTAAATTTCAAGGCATTGTTAGACAAGGATTATTAAATGGTAAGCAAACAAGCGAGATAATAACTGAATTAAAAAATGTTGCGAATATTCAACGCAGAAATGCAGAAACGTTAGTGATTACTGCCGTCGGTAAAGTGGCAGATACAGCACACGAGGCGTTAAAAGACGAGAATGCAGACTTATTACAAGGCGAAGAGCATTTATCTACTTTAGACACAAGAACATCAACGGTGTGTCAGCTAAGAGACGGTAAGCGTTGGTCGTTAGATAAAAAGCCTGTTGGTCACAGCATTCCTTACGCTCGCCCACCATTACACCCACGTTGTCGCAGTATTCTTCAAATGTGGTTCAAGAGTTGGAAAGAACTAGGCTATGATGATTTAGAAGAGTTAGATAGCGGAACACGAGCAAGTGAAGATGGGCAAGTAAAATCTTCAATGAATTATGAAGATTGGCTAAAAGGAAAAACAAAAGCTCAACAAGATGAGATATTAGGCAAAGGAAAAGCTGATTTATGGCGTAGAAACGTCATTACTTTTAGTGATATGTTAGATCAGACAGGGCGACCTTTAACGCTAACAGAACTGCAGCGTAAATTTAATCCGCATTTTATAGAGCCTGTTGTTGATACTAAAGCATTAAAAGAAGCAAGGTTTCAAAGTAGTCAATTAAAACGTAAGTTTAACAAACACGCAAATCACTTAGGAATTGACACAACAAGAAATAATCCAGCAACACAAAAAGAGTTTCAGAATAAAATCGTTGATTTTATGAATAGTCCTAATATAATTCAGAGAGGAGTATATAAAAAACGTAATCCACCTAGTGTTGTTTTTTATGATAAAAGCACAAAAGTTGCAGTTATATTTGATGGTAATAATTATTTTGAAACAGTCTTGCAACTTGAAGATGGGACAGAGCAATACTTGAAATATATAAATGAGGAATTTTTATGGTAA